CACGCTGATGCTGCTTCTGAGCCGGGCGATGCTGGGGACAGTCACACTAAAGATGAGGAAAGCTGCATAACCAAAGAGTCAAATCCAAAGTCTAAGCAAGCTGATGTTGCGGCTTCTGGATCCCAATCTGGCAGTAAGGAAACTGGAAACAAGGGGAAGAAAAAGGGCAAGAACAAGAAGCCCAAGAAGAAAGGAGGCAAAAAGTAACCATCACatgttaatatatattatatatatgctaTGTGAATCTTGTTATGTTGGAACTTGATGGTtcttttgatatatatatgtcagACAATTATCTTTGATGAGTATTACTTTTTACATTTCATTACATGTTAGTGATTTGCAGGATGCATCGGCTTAGAGATAAGCTTGGTACAATTTAAGAAGTTGGATTATTAAAACGaaagattttgatttgaaaaaCTTGTATAACTAGGACCTTTGTTTCTGAGAGAGAATTGAACGACATCTCTCAACTGTTACTTTCAACTTTCAACCTAGtctcaaaaatcaaaacaagaaaataacaaaaaagagtttgaCACAGGCAGAGAGAGCCTCAAAACTCAATTCTCATCGTTCCCAAATAGCTTGACTCGCGACAATGGCGTCCTCAAGTAGCCATCCACCTCGAACTTCTTCGGCGAAAGCTGGCGGTACTTCTCAAACTGCTCTCGCGCCTCTGCATTCCTGTCAAGCAAACTGTAAATCATGCCGCGGCAAAAGTAGGGCCTGAAGTCTTTGGGGTCCTCCTTTGCCAATTCGTTATAGCTATTCAAAGCGTCCTCCACATTCTTCTGAAGGAACTGAATTTGTGCCATTATCAATTTAACGTCACGAGCCTCCTTTGCTTTGTTCTCCTCCTCCGCAATCTGCAAGGCGTCCTCCAATCGCTTCATCACCGCCTCGCCCTCGCCGCTGCGGTCCATCAGCAGGGCGTTCTCGAACAACGCCTCAAAGGACAAAGGATCCGCCGCGAGTATTTCCTCGAACACTTGGCGGGCGTTTTCGTTTTCGCCCATTTCGGAGAGCACCCTAGCCATCATGAACTTCCACTCGATCGCCGAGGGCTGCGCCGAGGCCAAGCGCTGCAGGATCTTTAGCGCTTCACCGTCCTCGCCGTTTTCGAGCTTCTGCTGCAGAAGCGATTTCAAGGCTTCGATGGCTTCCGAATTGGAGCCTAGGAAGTCGGACAAGGGCGATGAGGATTGCTTCTCGTCATCCGAGACCTGGGTTGGGGCTTGTTCGGTCAATGTAGGCTGAGGTTCAGCCCTGGCGAGCAAAGTTGAGGACTTGGTGAACATGGTGGCAGCGACGCCAATGAGAATTGCAGCTTTGGCATAATGTTTGAGATTTTGGAGAATCGGGTTTGAGTTGTGGCCGCCGT
The window above is part of the Prunus dulcis chromosome 1, ALMONDv2, whole genome shotgun sequence genome. Proteins encoded here:
- the LOC117633314 gene encoding protein SLOW GREEN 1, chloroplastic produces the protein MNSSSTLASSSSSSSLFHFKLTPSKPTQPFLLRFAPPHSHNSHHAPALKITASSTNHNTLLPSNGGHNSNPILQNLKHYAKAAILIGVAATMFTKSSTLLARAEPQPTLTEQAPTQVSDDEKQSSSPLSDFLGSNSEAIEALKSLLQQKLENGEDGEALKILQRLASAQPSAIEWKFMMARVLSEMGENENARQVFEEILAADPLSFEALFENALLMDRSGEGEAVMKRLEDALQIAEEENKAKEARDVKLIMAQIQFLQKNVEDALNSYNELAKEDPKDFRPYFCRGMIYSLLDRNAEAREQFEKYRQLSPKKFEVDGYLRTPLSRVKLFGNDEN